A window from Salvia miltiorrhiza cultivar Shanhuang (shh) chromosome 2, IMPLAD_Smil_shh, whole genome shotgun sequence encodes these proteins:
- the LOC131010528 gene encoding 3-ketoacyl-CoA synthase 4-like — protein sequence MAGGGEGAAAAQASGATVGVRIHPARRLPDFLQSVNLKYVKLGYHYLISHLITLCLVPIMVIIIIEASQMNPDDVRQLWLHLQYNLVSVITCSAFLVFGSTVYIMTRPRPVYLVDYSCYRAPDSLKAPYDRFMKHSRLTGDFDESSLEFQRKILERSGLGDETYVPEAMHSIPPQPSMQAAREEAEEVMYGALDKLFANTSVKPKEIGVLVVNCSLFNPTPSLSAMIVNKYKLRGNIKSFNLGGMGCSAGVIAIDLAKDMLQVHRNTYAIVVSTENITQNWYFGNKKSMLIPNCLFRVGGAAVLLSNKSKDRRRAKYKLVHVVRTHKGADDKAFRCVYQEQDDVGKIGVSLSKDLMAIAGGALKTNITTLGPLVLPISEQLLFFATLVIKKLFKKNVKPYIPDFKLAFDHFCIHAGGRAVIDELERNLQLLPVHVEASRMTLHRFGNTSSSSIWYELAYIEAKGRMRRGHRVWQIAFGSGFKCNSAVWQALRSVRPSKNGPWDDCIDRYPVKVVS from the coding sequence ATGGCCGGAGGGGGAGAGGGCGCCGCGGCAGCGCAAGCGAGCGGCGCCACCGTCGGTGTCCGGATCCACCCGGCGCGGCGGCTGCCGGACTTCCTGCAGAGTGTGAACTTGAAGTACGTGAAGCTGGGCTACCATTACTTGATCTCTCATTTGATAACGCTGTGTCTGGTCCCAATCAtggtcatcatcatcattgagGCGTCGCAGATGAATCCCGATGACGTGCGGCAGCTGTGGCTGCATCTGCAATACAATCTCGTCTCGGTCATCACCTGCTCCGCCTTCCTCGTCTTCGGATCCACCGTCTACATCATGACCCGCCCCCGACCCGTTTACCTCGTCGACTACTCCTGCTACCGCGCGCCGGACAGCCTCAAGGCGCCCTACGACCGCTTCATGAAGCATTCTCGATTAACCGGCGATTTCGACGAATCGTCGCTCGAATTCCAGCGGAAGATCCTCGAGAGGTCGGGCCTCGGCGACGAGACCTACGTGCCGGAGGCGATGCATTCCATCCCGCCGCAGCCGTCGATGCAGGCGGCGCGGGAGGAGGCGGAGGAGGTCATGTACGGCGCGCTCGACAAATTGTTCGCCAACACTAGTGTCAAGCCCAAGGAAATTGGGGTTTTGGTTGTCAATTGCAGCCTGTTCAATCCAACGCCGTCGTTGTCTGCTATGATTGTGAACAAGTACAAATTGAGGGGGAATATCAAGAGCTTCAATCTTGGGGGAATGGGGTGCAGCGCTGGCGTGATTGCCATCGATTTGGCCAAGGATATGCTGCAGGTCCACCGGAATACCTACGCCATCGTGGTCAGCACCGAGAACATCACGCAGAATTGGTATTTCGGTAACAAGAAATCGATGCTGATCCCGAATTGCTTGTTCAGAGTGGGAGGCGCGGCGGTGCTGCTCTCGAATAAGTCCAAGGATCGGCGGAGGGCCAAGTACAAGCTCGTTCACGTGGTGAGGACGCATAAAGGCGCTGATGATAAGGCGTTTCGCTGTGTCTATCAAGAGCAGGATGATGTTGGCAAGATTGGGGTTTCCTTGTCGAAAGACCTCATGGCCATTGCCGGTGGTGCCCTCAAGACGAACATCACCACATTGGGGCCTCTGGTGCTGCCTATAAGCGAGCAGCTGCTGTTCTTTGCCACGTTGGTGATAAAGAAGCTGTTCAAGAAGAACGTGAAGCCTTACATCCCGGATTTCAAGCTGGCGTTTGATCATTTCTGCATACACGCGGGAGGGAGAGCTGTGATTGATGAGCTTGAGAGGAACCTGCAGCTGCTGCCTGTCCATGTTGAAGCCTCGAGGATGACTCTCCATCGCTTTGGGAACACTTCCTCGAGCTCCATTTGGTACGAGCTCGCCTACATTGAGGCCAAGGGAAGGATGCGCCGTGGACACAGAGTGTGGCAGATTGCTTTTGGGAGTGGTTTCAAGTGTAATAGCGCTGTTTGGCAGGCGCTGCGTAGCGTCAGGCCCTCTAAAAACGGGCCTTGGGACGACTGCATCGACAGGTACCCTGTGAAGGTAGTTTCTTAG